Proteins encoded within one genomic window of Streptomyces taklimakanensis:
- the egtD gene encoding L-histidine N(alpha)-methyltransferase, which produces MVRAGAAIRVDRHLTPSTLRADLEGDVRAGLATIPKALPPKWFYDARGSHLFARITELAEYYPTRRERAILRAHAADIAELTGADTLVELGSGTSEKTRLLLDALGEAGSLRRYVPFDVDETVLTAAARAVAAEYPTVAVHAVVGDFERHLPLLPTGGRRLVAFLGGTIGNLLPAQRAHFLRTLARSMAPGDGLLLGTDLVKDPARLVAAYDDAAGVTARFNRNVLHVLARELGAEVDPDAFAHVAVWDAENEWIEMRLRSLRDQVVRVLDIEASFAEGEEMRTEVSAKFRRERVVRELASSGLRLHSWWTDPQGDYALSLARKAAR; this is translated from the coding sequence GTGGTGCGAGCCGGTGCGGCGATCCGTGTGGACCGCCACCTGACACCGTCGACGCTGCGGGCCGACCTCGAAGGCGACGTCCGAGCCGGACTGGCCACGATCCCCAAGGCGCTGCCGCCGAAGTGGTTCTACGACGCCCGGGGCTCGCACCTGTTCGCACGGATCACCGAACTCGCGGAGTACTACCCCACCCGCCGTGAGCGCGCGATCCTACGGGCACACGCCGCCGACATAGCCGAACTGACCGGGGCCGACACCCTCGTCGAACTCGGCAGCGGCACCTCGGAGAAGACCAGACTGCTGCTCGACGCGCTGGGAGAGGCCGGATCGCTGCGCCGCTACGTGCCCTTCGACGTGGACGAGACCGTGCTCACCGCAGCGGCCCGGGCGGTGGCCGCGGAGTACCCCACGGTCGCGGTGCACGCCGTCGTCGGCGACTTCGAGCGCCATCTGCCGCTGCTGCCGACCGGCGGCCGCCGCCTGGTGGCCTTCCTGGGCGGCACCATCGGCAACCTGCTCCCCGCGCAGCGCGCACACTTCCTTCGCACCCTCGCGCGGAGTATGGCACCCGGGGACGGCCTCCTGCTCGGCACCGACCTGGTGAAGGACCCGGCCCGGTTGGTCGCCGCCTACGACGACGCGGCGGGCGTGACCGCGCGGTTCAACCGCAACGTGTTGCACGTACTCGCCCGGGAACTCGGCGCCGAGGTCGACCCCGACGCCTTCGCGCACGTCGCGGTCTGGGACGCGGAGAACGAGTGGATCGAGATGCGCCTGCGGTCGCTGCGGGACCAGGTCGTGCGCGTCCTCGACATCGAAGCGTCCTTCGCCGAGGGGGAGGAAATGCGCACCGAGGTCAGCGCCAAGTTCCGCCGTGAGCGTGTCGTGCGGGAACTCGCCTCCTCCGGGCTGCGCCTGCACTCCTGGTGGACCGACCCGCAGGGGGACTACGCCCTCTCGCTCGCGAGGAAGGCGGCTCGGTGA
- a CDS encoding TetR/AcrR family transcriptional regulator, which yields MATGHTDPQRRERILAATLDHIAAEGVAGVSHRKIAARAGVPLGSMTYHFTGIDDLLREAFTRFAEHIVTVFEQHLVTAGDTEQARQAVTDLVHAISDGPQRDLVLTQELYTLAARRPEYRELTRTWMARSRDLLRRHFDADTARQLDALIEGLTLHRALDTAPHERALTSEAVRRITTTA from the coding sequence ATGGCCACCGGACACACCGATCCGCAGCGGCGCGAGCGTATCCTCGCCGCCACCCTCGACCACATCGCCGCCGAGGGCGTCGCCGGCGTCTCCCACCGCAAGATCGCCGCCCGCGCCGGCGTGCCGCTCGGTTCGATGACCTACCACTTCACCGGCATCGACGACCTACTCCGCGAAGCCTTCACCCGCTTCGCCGAGCACATCGTGACGGTGTTCGAACAGCACTTGGTCACCGCAGGCGACACGGAGCAGGCGCGCCAGGCCGTCACCGACCTCGTCCACGCGATCTCCGACGGTCCGCAGCGCGACCTCGTCCTCACGCAGGAGCTCTACACCCTCGCCGCCCGGCGCCCCGAGTACCGCGAACTGACCCGGACGTGGATGGCCCGCAGCCGGGACCTGCTGCGGCGGCACTTCGACGCCGACACCGCCCGCCAGCTCGACGCGCTCATCGAGGGACTCACCCTCCACCGAGCGCTCGACACCGCACCGCACGAACGCGCCCTGACGAGCGAAGCGGTCCGGCGCATCACCACCACCGCCTGA
- a CDS encoding sugar O-acetyltransferase, which produces MTDYFADDPRSNLERMLAGDFYIAEDPEIADRQHRAMRLAARYQAVYLDAPAEARSTLEELLGSAGEGIEVRPPLFVDYGSNITIGARTFVNYNLTALDVAAITIGEDCQIGPNVQLLTPTHPLEPQPRRDKLEAALPITIGDNVWLGGGVIVCPGVTIGDNSVVGAGSVVTKNIPADVVAVGAPARPVRDL; this is translated from the coding sequence ATGACGGACTACTTCGCCGACGACCCGCGTTCCAACCTGGAACGCATGCTCGCGGGCGACTTCTACATCGCAGAGGACCCCGAGATCGCCGACAGGCAGCACCGCGCGATGCGGCTGGCCGCCCGCTACCAGGCCGTCTACCTGGACGCCCCCGCCGAGGCCCGGTCGACCCTGGAGGAACTGCTCGGCTCCGCGGGCGAGGGGATCGAGGTGCGCCCGCCACTGTTCGTCGACTACGGCAGCAACATCACCATCGGTGCCCGCACCTTCGTCAACTACAACCTCACCGCGCTGGACGTCGCCGCGATCACCATCGGCGAGGACTGCCAGATCGGCCCGAACGTCCAACTCCTCACCCCCACCCACCCCCTGGAGCCCCAGCCCCGACGCGACAAGCTGGAAGCCGCCCTCCCCATCACCATCGGCGACAACGTCTGGCTCGGTGGTGGCGTCATCGTCTGTCCCGGCGTGACCATCGGCGACAACAGCGTCGTCGGCGCCGGCTCGGTCGTCACCAAGAACATCCCCGCCGACGTCGTCGCCGTGGGCGCCCCCGCCCGCCCCGTCCGCGACCTCTGA
- a CDS encoding spore photoproduct lyase family protein, with amino-acid sequence MPHHSHQADGLFPVDDLLPPAPSGAVRRPASAAAFRGSPAALRMLDVREIYAEPEAAASERGREIISRFPHARVTDVASHWRIPRLHGAEGNAARWVRVKTDTLVLGVKKTLTLRPNGRSADWIAPSPSNGCAMACAYCYVPRRKGYANPITVFTNTGEIVGRLARHIAAQGPKRVPNQCDPDAWVYDIGENGDCAVDALICDSTAELVAAFRQWPTAKASFATKFVNPDLLAFDPRGRTRIRFSVMPAADSRLLDIRTSPVAARIAAAGDFLEAGYEVHFNLSPVVVRPGWEAAWTELLRELDDVLPRAVKEQAAAEVIMLTHNRDLHEVNLEWHPRAEEVLWRPDLQEGKRSENGSWNVRYRAGAKREALERLRGLVAAHAPWLDIRYAF; translated from the coding sequence GTGCCGCACCACTCCCACCAAGCGGACGGACTGTTCCCCGTGGACGACCTGCTGCCGCCCGCGCCCTCCGGAGCGGTCCGCCGCCCGGCCTCCGCAGCCGCCTTCCGCGGCTCCCCCGCGGCGCTCCGGATGCTCGACGTGCGGGAGATATACGCGGAGCCGGAAGCCGCCGCCTCCGAGCGCGGCCGGGAGATCATCTCGCGCTTCCCCCACGCCCGGGTCACCGACGTCGCCTCGCACTGGCGGATCCCGCGTCTCCACGGCGCCGAGGGCAACGCCGCGCGCTGGGTCCGGGTCAAGACCGACACGCTGGTCCTGGGGGTGAAGAAGACGCTCACCCTGCGTCCCAACGGACGCTCGGCCGACTGGATCGCCCCGAGCCCCTCCAACGGCTGCGCCATGGCCTGTGCCTACTGCTACGTGCCCCGCCGCAAGGGGTACGCCAACCCGATCACCGTCTTCACCAACACCGGGGAGATCGTCGGCCGCCTCGCCCGCCACATCGCGGCGCAGGGCCCCAAGCGCGTCCCCAACCAGTGCGACCCCGACGCGTGGGTGTACGACATCGGGGAGAACGGCGACTGCGCGGTGGACGCCCTGATCTGCGACAGCACCGCGGAACTGGTCGCCGCCTTCCGGCAGTGGCCGACGGCGAAGGCGTCCTTCGCCACCAAGTTCGTCAACCCCGATCTGCTGGCGTTCGACCCGCGCGGCCGCACCAGGATCCGCTTCTCCGTCATGCCGGCCGCCGACTCGCGGTTGCTGGACATCCGCACCAGCCCGGTCGCCGCGCGGATCGCCGCCGCCGGCGACTTCCTGGAAGCCGGGTACGAGGTGCACTTCAACCTCTCCCCGGTGGTGGTACGCCCGGGCTGGGAGGCCGCGTGGACGGAGCTGCTGCGGGAACTCGACGACGTCCTGCCCCGGGCGGTGAAGGAGCAGGCGGCGGCCGAGGTGATCATGCTCACCCACAACCGGGACCTGCACGAGGTCAACCTGGAGTGGCATCCGCGTGCCGAGGAGGTGCTGTGGCGGCCGGACCTCCAGGAGGGCAAGCGCTCGGAGAACGGGAGCTGGAACGTGCGCTACCGGGCCGGCGCCAAGCGGGAGGCGCTGGAGCGGCTGCGCGGACTGGTCGCCGCACACGCCCCGTGGCTGGACATCCGCTACGCCTTCTGA
- a CDS encoding EamA family transporter, whose protein sequence is MLTSVVSVQTGQAIGKGLFGAAGGPWGVVAIRLTFAALLLLAWWRPRLPRERTDVVLILAFGTAIAGMNLGYLAMKYMPLGVAMTIQLMGPLVVSLCAARRMVHLLWGLLAVTGLVLFTSPGTADAPPAIGLLFAVGSAISMGSYLLLSKRTGARMSGGQPLALAVAWAAVLTLPFGVLDSGSRMLEAGVLWVGLAVAVLSAAVPYSLELAALRHLPARTVGVLQSLEPVAAGIAGLLLLGEHLGGHQWLAIVCISAASAGTVATHETPPATHSGTRSRKTSGVTSDRGKVRR, encoded by the coding sequence GTGCTCACCAGCGTCGTCAGCGTGCAGACCGGGCAAGCCATCGGCAAAGGGCTCTTCGGTGCCGCCGGAGGACCGTGGGGCGTAGTGGCGATCCGGCTGACCTTCGCCGCCCTTCTCCTTCTGGCCTGGTGGCGGCCACGCCTGCCGCGGGAACGCACCGACGTCGTGCTCATCCTGGCCTTTGGCACGGCCATCGCCGGAATGAATCTCGGCTACCTGGCGATGAAGTACATGCCCCTCGGCGTAGCGATGACCATTCAGCTCATGGGGCCGCTCGTCGTCTCGCTGTGTGCCGCCAGGCGCATGGTGCATCTGCTGTGGGGACTTCTGGCCGTCACGGGTCTGGTGCTTTTCACCTCCCCGGGCACCGCCGACGCGCCGCCCGCGATCGGCCTGCTCTTCGCCGTCGGATCCGCGATCTCCATGGGCTCCTACCTCCTGCTGAGCAAACGAACCGGGGCACGGATGTCAGGGGGCCAACCGCTGGCCCTGGCCGTTGCCTGGGCGGCCGTGCTCACCCTCCCCTTCGGCGTCCTGGACAGCGGCAGCCGCATGCTCGAAGCTGGCGTCCTATGGGTGGGCCTGGCCGTCGCCGTGCTGTCCGCGGCGGTTCCCTATTCCCTGGAACTCGCGGCGCTCCGGCACCTGCCTGCCCGCACGGTCGGTGTTCTGCAGAGCCTTGAGCCCGTCGCCGCAGGGATCGCCGGACTCCTCCTGCTCGGTGAGCACCTGGGAGGTCACCAGTGGCTGGCCATCGTGTGCATCTCCGCAGCATCAGCCGGCACCGTGGCCACCCATGAGACGCCCCCGGCCACCCACAGCGGAACCCGAAGCCGCAAAACGTCCGGTGTGACTTCCGATCGGGGGAAGGTACGCCGATGA
- a CDS encoding vWA domain-containing protein: MSGSQNYINHVALVLDASSSMSHLSRKVVEVADQQIAYLARRSRELDQETRVTVYVFADKVECVIYDKDVLRMPSLKQLYRVGGMTALLAAALKSQRELAQTAQLYGDHSFLTFVLTDGQENASHRCPDAPTRNPRELIGAVAEMIRTQEDNWTLAVLVPDQMGKREAMQCGFPKDNIAIWDATSTQGLEEAGQVIRQATEKFMVGRTQGIRGSRAVFSTGAEAVNKDTIKAAGLTPVNPSKYQLIPVARDVAIRDWVVECGHTYRTGGAFYQLSKSEKIQARKRIAVLEKKTDRVYTGPEARALLGLPDVEVRVKPDHNDDFTIFVQSTSVNRKLVPNTRLLLML; encoded by the coding sequence GTGTCCGGAAGCCAGAACTACATCAATCACGTTGCTCTTGTGCTGGATGCCAGTTCGTCCATGTCACACCTGAGTCGCAAGGTCGTCGAAGTCGCGGACCAGCAGATCGCTTATCTTGCCCGTCGTTCGAGGGAGCTGGACCAGGAGACCCGCGTCACGGTGTACGTCTTCGCGGACAAGGTGGAGTGCGTCATCTACGACAAGGACGTACTGCGGATGCCGTCCCTGAAGCAGCTGTACCGGGTCGGTGGAATGACGGCTCTGCTGGCGGCCGCGCTGAAGTCGCAGCGGGAACTGGCGCAGACGGCTCAACTCTACGGTGACCACAGCTTCCTGACGTTCGTCCTCACCGACGGGCAGGAGAACGCAAGTCATCGCTGCCCGGATGCCCCCACCAGGAATCCGCGTGAACTGATCGGGGCCGTGGCCGAGATGATCAGGACGCAGGAGGACAACTGGACGTTGGCCGTCCTCGTGCCGGACCAGATGGGCAAGCGCGAGGCCATGCAGTGCGGTTTCCCGAAGGACAACATCGCCATCTGGGACGCCACGAGCACACAGGGCCTGGAGGAGGCCGGGCAGGTCATCCGGCAGGCCACGGAGAAATTCATGGTGGGCCGCACTCAGGGCATCCGGGGATCGCGGGCGGTGTTCTCCACGGGTGCGGAAGCGGTCAACAAGGACACCATCAAGGCGGCCGGCCTCACCCCGGTGAATCCGTCGAAGTACCAACTGATCCCGGTGGCCCGTGACGTGGCGATCCGGGACTGGGTCGTCGAATGCGGGCACACCTACCGTACCGGTGGCGCGTTCTACCAACTGAGCAAGTCGGAGAAGATCCAGGCGCGGAAGCGGATCGCGGTGCTGGAGAAGAAGACGGACCGGGTGTACACGGGGCCCGAGGCCCGGGCCCTGCTCGGCCTGCCGGACGTGGAAGTTCGCGTCAAGCCGGACCACAACGACGACTTCACGATCTTCGTGCAGAGCACCAGCGTGAACCGGAAGCTCGTGCCGAACACGCGGCTCCTGCTCATGCTCTGA
- a CDS encoding YetF domain-containing protein, with protein MDTVVRALVVYLIVLLLLRAGGKRSLASMNTFDLVLLLIISEATQQALLGDDFSLTTAALVITTLITVDRLTDYLGFRFPAFSRVTDSVPLVVVDDGRLLEDRLKRLHIDEADILAAARQNQGLERMDQIKYAVLEKEGSISIVPRR; from the coding sequence GTGGATACGGTGGTACGTGCGCTTGTCGTCTACCTGATCGTGTTGTTGCTGCTGCGGGCCGGGGGGAAGCGGTCGCTGGCCAGCATGAACACCTTCGACCTGGTCCTGCTGTTGATCATCAGCGAGGCCACCCAGCAGGCACTGTTGGGGGACGACTTCTCCCTGACCACTGCGGCCCTGGTCATCACCACCCTGATCACGGTGGACCGGCTCACCGACTACCTCGGCTTCCGTTTCCCGGCCTTCTCGCGGGTCACCGACAGCGTCCCGCTGGTCGTGGTGGACGACGGGCGGCTCCTTGAGGACCGGCTGAAACGGCTGCACATCGACGAGGCCGACATCCTCGCTGCCGCACGGCAGAACCAGGGCCTGGAGCGCATGGACCAGATCAAGTACGCCGTGCTGGAGAAGGAAGGCAGCATCAGCATCGTTCCCCGGCGGTAA
- a CDS encoding TetR/AcrR family transcriptional regulator produces the protein MARVSQAHLDARRQQIITGARRCFTRNGFHATSMQDVFKETDLSAGAVYRYFGSKEELIQAVAVEAFTSMREAFAGATRDTPTRPLDEVLSGVLSRVLEEQAHRAGTESTGAFAKLILQVWGESLRNEPLAITLRQGYEDMHVVWSELVRTYQRAGRLPADVTTDHVVRTLMALAQGFIVQQALFGDASSEILRNGLHTLMTANADVQ, from the coding sequence ATGGCACGCGTATCCCAGGCACACCTCGACGCCCGGCGTCAGCAGATCATCACCGGCGCCCGCCGCTGCTTCACCCGCAACGGCTTCCACGCCACGTCCATGCAGGACGTCTTCAAGGAGACGGATCTGTCGGCCGGCGCCGTCTACCGCTACTTCGGCAGCAAAGAGGAGCTGATCCAGGCGGTGGCCGTCGAGGCGTTCACCTCGATGCGCGAGGCCTTCGCCGGCGCCACCCGGGACACCCCGACACGCCCGCTCGACGAAGTGCTCAGCGGCGTGCTCAGCCGTGTGCTGGAAGAGCAGGCGCACCGGGCGGGCACCGAGAGTACCGGTGCCTTCGCCAAGCTGATCCTGCAGGTGTGGGGTGAATCCTTGCGCAATGAGCCGCTCGCCATCACCCTCCGGCAGGGGTACGAGGACATGCACGTGGTGTGGAGCGAGCTGGTCCGGACCTATCAGCGCGCGGGTCGACTGCCCGCCGACGTCACCACCGACCACGTCGTACGCACCCTGATGGCCTTGGCACAGGGATTCATCGTCCAGCAGGCCCTGTTCGGCGACGCCAGCAGCGAGATCCTGCGCAACGGACTGCACACACTGATGACGGCGAACGCCGACGTCCAGTAG
- a CDS encoding ABC transporter permease produces the protein MSHGRSMIAVVLLIPTVIASALWAFLWPNARLEPRDLPLGVAGPAQATAPVKTQLERHDGAFEVHTYADEDAARTAIEERDIYGAVVVTRQGPQLLTASAAGPAVAQLLTDAVGGQDGRPVPAKDVVPLPKEDARGTALGSSVLPMALAGIAIGGAVTALGLRGTRAATAVLGAATTIGLVAAGIAHSWLGALAGNWWAEAGAFALVVLAGGATVAGLAALLGTGGIGLGSLLVMLLGNPFSGVSTAPELLPEPAATLGQLLPPGAGGQLLRSVAYFDGNAVGGPLLTLGVWALLGLSLIRLGEPVKRRRTTGGPEPAGGVRPASSVA, from the coding sequence ATGTCGCACGGACGTAGCATGATCGCCGTCGTCCTCCTGATCCCCACCGTGATCGCGTCCGCTTTGTGGGCCTTCCTGTGGCCCAACGCCCGCCTCGAGCCACGGGACCTGCCACTCGGCGTCGCCGGGCCCGCCCAGGCCACCGCACCGGTCAAGACGCAGCTGGAGCGGCACGACGGCGCTTTCGAGGTGCACACCTACGCGGACGAAGACGCCGCCCGCACCGCCATCGAAGAGCGCGACATCTACGGCGCCGTCGTGGTCACCCGGCAGGGACCGCAACTGCTGACCGCCTCCGCCGCCGGCCCGGCCGTGGCGCAGCTGCTCACCGATGCCGTCGGCGGACAAGACGGCCGGCCCGTGCCGGCCAAGGACGTTGTCCCGCTGCCCAAGGAGGACGCACGAGGCACCGCGCTCGGCTCCAGCGTGTTGCCGATGGCGTTGGCCGGCATCGCCATCGGCGGCGCCGTCACCGCACTCGGCCTGCGCGGTACCCGGGCTGCGACCGCCGTCCTCGGCGCCGCCACCACGATCGGGCTCGTCGCCGCCGGTATCGCGCACAGTTGGCTCGGCGCGCTGGCCGGCAACTGGTGGGCCGAGGCCGGTGCCTTCGCGCTCGTCGTCCTGGCCGGCGGTGCGACGGTCGCAGGTCTGGCGGCGCTGCTCGGCACAGGGGGAATCGGTCTGGGCTCGCTGCTGGTGATGCTGCTCGGCAACCCCTTCTCCGGCGTCTCCACCGCTCCGGAACTCCTGCCCGAGCCGGCCGCCACCCTCGGCCAGTTGCTGCCGCCCGGAGCCGGCGGACAGCTGCTCCGTTCGGTCGCCTACTTCGACGGCAACGCCGTCGGCGGACCTCTGCTCACCCTCGGCGTCTGGGCCCTGCTCGGGCTGTCCCTGATCCGGCTCGGTGAGCCGGTCAAGCGCCGCCGCACCACCGGCGGGCCCGAGCCCGCCGGTGGAGTACGGCCCGCCTCGAGCGTCGCCTGA
- a CDS encoding metallophosphoesterase family protein: MNLFAISDLHVRHAANRDIVEGLRPDSDDDWLVVAGDVAEIFDDIVWALGTLNDRFAKVVWTPGNHELWTPPKDPVQLRGEERYLHLVRTLRGLGVVTPEDPYPVWQGAGGPAVIAPLFVLYDYTFRPEGTYTKEEALGVAHAAGVVATDEYLLHPDPYPGREAWCRARLAYTRSRLDRIDPALPTVLVNHFPLVREPTRILRYPEFALWCGTEATADWHVRYRATTVVYGHLHIPRTIDCDGVPHREVSLGYPREWRSRPVAPPGLCRILPGPERRR, translated from the coding sequence ATGAATCTGTTCGCCATCAGCGACCTCCACGTCCGCCATGCCGCGAACCGCGACATCGTCGAAGGTCTGCGACCGGACTCGGACGATGACTGGCTGGTGGTCGCCGGAGATGTCGCCGAGATCTTCGACGACATCGTATGGGCGCTCGGGACACTGAACGATCGCTTCGCCAAGGTCGTCTGGACCCCCGGCAACCACGAACTGTGGACCCCGCCGAAGGATCCGGTTCAGCTCCGTGGCGAGGAGCGCTATCTGCACCTGGTCCGGACCCTGCGTGGTCTCGGCGTGGTCACGCCCGAGGACCCCTATCCGGTGTGGCAGGGCGCCGGCGGGCCGGCCGTGATCGCGCCGCTGTTCGTGTTGTACGACTACACGTTCCGACCCGAAGGCACGTACACCAAGGAAGAGGCGCTCGGTGTCGCCCATGCGGCCGGCGTGGTCGCCACCGACGAGTACCTGCTGCACCCCGACCCGTATCCCGGCCGTGAGGCGTGGTGCCGGGCGCGACTGGCCTATACCCGTTCGCGGCTGGACCGGATCGATCCCGCACTGCCCACCGTGCTCGTCAACCACTTCCCGCTGGTGCGGGAGCCCACCCGCATCCTGCGCTACCCGGAGTTCGCGCTGTGGTGCGGCACCGAAGCCACAGCCGACTGGCACGTGCGGTACCGCGCGACCACCGTCGTGTACGGACATCTGCACATCCCGCGCACGATCGATTGCGACGGGGTGCCTCACCGCGAGGTGTCGCTCGGCTATCCGCGCGAGTGGCGCAGCCGGCCGGTCGCGCCCCCCGGGCTCTGCCGGATCCTCCCCGGGCCGGAGCGGCGGCGGTGA
- the egtB gene encoding ergothioneine biosynthesis protein EgtB yields MSLAAPAPPSLLARFQDVRALTERLAAPLSPEDQTAQSMPEASPTKWHRAHTTWFFEEFLLGPAGGHQPFDPTFRYLFNSYYEAVGPRHPRPQRGLVTRPSADEVGRYRAHVDRAVVDLLRRGVDEKQEEMIVLGLNHEQQHQELLVMDALHLLSCHPFGPALLRRPAEDDPEPLPLTWRAVPGGLYEVGHDGTGFAFDNEGPRHSVHLVPFEIAERAVTNAEWLEFIADGGYDRPELWLSDGWAAVRRHGWRAPGYWLRQDGRWAAFGSAGVRPLRRDEPVCHLSFYEADAYARWAGARLPTEFEWEVAAREVADSRGRLLDPDRLHPGPAGRHMLGDVWEWTSSAYLPYPGFRPAQGAVGEYNGKFMSDQHVLRGASCATPAGHERPTYRNFYPAASRWVFAGLRLARP; encoded by the coding sequence GTGTCCCTGGCCGCCCCCGCCCCGCCGAGCCTGCTCGCGCGGTTCCAGGACGTCCGCGCGCTCACCGAACGGCTCGCCGCCCCCCTGTCTCCCGAGGACCAGACCGCGCAGTCGATGCCGGAGGCCAGTCCGACGAAGTGGCACCGCGCCCACACCACTTGGTTCTTCGAGGAGTTCCTGCTCGGTCCCGCGGGCGGACACCAGCCGTTCGACCCGACGTTCCGCTACCTGTTCAACTCCTACTACGAGGCGGTCGGCCCTCGGCACCCCCGCCCGCAGCGCGGTCTGGTGACCCGGCCGTCGGCCGACGAGGTCGGCCGTTACCGGGCGCACGTCGACCGGGCCGTCGTCGACCTGCTGCGGCGCGGAGTCGACGAGAAGCAGGAGGAGATGATCGTGCTGGGGCTGAACCACGAGCAGCAGCACCAGGAACTGCTGGTCATGGACGCCCTGCACCTGCTCTCGTGTCACCCGTTCGGACCGGCGCTGCTCCGGCGGCCGGCCGAGGACGACCCCGAGCCGCTGCCGCTGACCTGGCGCGCGGTCCCCGGCGGACTGTACGAGGTGGGGCACGACGGAACCGGATTCGCCTTCGACAACGAGGGGCCGCGCCACAGCGTGCACCTGGTGCCCTTCGAGATAGCCGAACGCGCGGTCACCAACGCCGAGTGGCTGGAGTTCATCGCCGACGGCGGCTACGACCGCCCGGAGCTGTGGCTCTCCGACGGGTGGGCCGCGGTGCGGCGGCACGGCTGGCGGGCCCCGGGCTACTGGTTGCGGCAGGACGGCCGGTGGGCCGCGTTCGGTTCCGCCGGTGTGCGGCCGCTGCGCCGGGACGAGCCGGTCTGCCACCTTTCGTTCTACGAGGCCGACGCCTACGCCCGCTGGGCCGGTGCCCGCCTGCCCACCGAGTTCGAGTGGGAGGTCGCGGCCCGCGAGGTGGCGGATTCGCGCGGCCGGCTGCTGGACCCCGACCGACTGCACCCGGGCCCGGCCGGCCGGCACATGCTCGGCGACGTGTGGGAGTGGACCTCCAGCGCCTACCTGCCCTACCCCGGCTTCCGCCCCGCCCAGGGCGCGGTCGGCGAGTACAACGGCAAGTTCATGTCCGACCAGCACGTCCTGCGGGGGGCGAGCTGCGCCACCCCCGCGGGGCACGAGCGGCCGACGTACCGCAACTTCTACCCCGCCGCCTCCCGCTGGGTGTTCGCCGGACTACGACTGGCCCGCCCGTGA
- a CDS encoding LysR family transcriptional regulator has translation MVDLQLLRTLRVLYVQGTVTATARALHMSPSAVSQQLRRLAAEAGADLLRAEGRRVQFTAAGHVLLRHADLLCSQWERAVSELAEEAGSPRRTLSLGGFATSIDTLLAPAARRLNQAEYPTRTFLQEAGTQECYEKLLAGEIDLAVLTPLPGGPPLDDPRFEQSVLMDDLMDLAVPADHRLATQSTVDLADASTEDWIAPHHDHTRLIESLCSASGFAPKFVHRADAWHAVLSLVSHGFGVCLVPRLVPPPRLDVARVRLRGDPPPFRRILVCVRSGTGQDPTIADGIAALRQQAQGH, from the coding sequence ATGGTTGATCTCCAGCTTCTTCGGACTCTCCGCGTTCTGTACGTCCAGGGCACGGTCACCGCGACGGCTCGGGCCTTGCACATGTCACCGTCGGCTGTTTCGCAGCAGCTACGGCGACTCGCGGCGGAGGCGGGCGCCGACTTGCTACGGGCCGAGGGACGCCGGGTCCAATTCACCGCCGCGGGACACGTCCTGCTGCGCCATGCCGACCTGCTGTGCTCGCAGTGGGAGCGAGCAGTCTCCGAGCTGGCCGAAGAGGCCGGAAGCCCTCGGCGGACACTGTCCCTCGGGGGGTTCGCCACCAGCATCGACACTCTGCTGGCTCCTGCGGCCAGGCGCCTGAACCAGGCCGAGTATCCGACCAGGACGTTCCTCCAGGAGGCGGGGACGCAGGAGTGCTACGAAAAGCTGCTGGCCGGAGAGATCGACCTGGCTGTCCTGACTCCTCTGCCAGGGGGGCCACCCCTGGACGATCCACGCTTCGAACAGTCCGTACTGATGGACGATCTCATGGACCTCGCTGTGCCCGCCGATCATCGGTTGGCGACACAGAGCACCGTCGATCTGGCGGATGCCTCGACCGAGGACTGGATCGCCCCGCACCACGACCACACCCGGCTCATCGAGTCCCTGTGCTCCGCGTCCGGGTTCGCCCCGAAGTTCGTCCACAGGGCCGACGCGTGGCATGCGGTGCTCTCTCTCGTGAGCCATGGCTTCGGGGTGTGCCTCGTTCCGCGCCTGGTCCCTCCCCCACGTCTCGACGTCGCGCGCGTACGCCTCCGCGGGGACCCACCGCCGTTCAGGCGGATCCTCGTCTGCGTCCGCAGCGGAACCGGGCAGGACCCCACCATCGCCGACGGCATCGCCGCTCTGCGGCAGCAGGCACAGGGGCACTGA